In Wolinella succinogenes DSM 1740, a single genomic region encodes these proteins:
- a CDS encoding methyl-accepting chemotaxis protein: MSINLKLKGMLLFTLFLLGLIGFVGYSNGKNGIQALDTIYYDTVIPQSNIQRAVDTFVFISKDASDYLTDTNFGESSKLNLELHMKNLEAFFEYGKGNTFFQQEKIRTPFEESIQSYREYQGVLNKLLQAYAKDSKEEAAEAIDDWIIGDNYIGNRLKLMNQLAQESIKNIEESTAQKLTRGLYIQVACSIGGIVLFAILMFMLNHQITFNLKRLGALISQSAATLNLQKNFTIKGRDEIAQMSESLEQLRIAMVEALEKSTHVSNDCARSSQSLSKESQTLSLAISRQLDQILHTDDLAQNVQGSLESAAQGVESSLGDLLKTQQNLGSFASKLQGAIDEIEKTEARQEGLSSKMQTLTLQAKETKNVLGIISEIADQTNLLALNAAIEAARAGEHGRGFAVVAEEVKKLAEKTQKSLHEIDITINTIAQSIQDNSSEMTLLTEELRDMTKETAELVSLSSQNYEELNATLDLSQKAVQIQKEAKKMMEVLMGSLHAISNVAKENDESSKEIQKVADSLDSSSHRLKEELSRFSL; the protein is encoded by the coding sequence ATGTCTATCAATCTCAAACTCAAGGGGATGCTCCTCTTCACTCTTTTTCTTTTAGGACTCATTGGCTTTGTCGGGTATAGCAATGGAAAGAATGGTATTCAGGCATTGGACACAATCTATTATGATACCGTGATTCCTCAAAGCAATATCCAAAGAGCGGTTGACACCTTTGTTTTTATCTCCAAAGATGCCTCCGACTATCTCACTGACACCAACTTTGGTGAAAGCTCCAAGCTCAACCTAGAGCTCCACATGAAGAATCTAGAGGCTTTTTTTGAATATGGAAAGGGAAACACCTTTTTCCAGCAAGAGAAGATTCGCACCCCTTTTGAAGAATCGATCCAATCTTACAGGGAGTATCAAGGAGTCCTCAATAAACTCCTGCAAGCCTACGCCAAAGACAGCAAAGAGGAGGCGGCTGAGGCCATTGATGATTGGATTATCGGAGACAACTACATCGGGAATCGTCTCAAACTCATGAATCAACTCGCCCAAGAATCGATCAAAAATATTGAAGAATCGACCGCCCAGAAGCTCACTCGCGGACTCTATATTCAAGTTGCCTGCTCCATTGGGGGAATCGTGCTTTTCGCGATTTTAATGTTCATGCTCAATCACCAAATCACCTTTAACCTCAAACGCCTAGGCGCCCTCATCTCCCAAAGCGCTGCCACCCTTAATCTCCAAAAAAACTTCACCATCAAAGGCAGGGATGAGATCGCTCAAATGTCCGAATCGCTCGAACAACTCCGCATCGCTATGGTAGAAGCCTTAGAGAAATCGACCCATGTCTCCAACGACTGCGCAAGATCTAGCCAAAGCCTCTCCAAAGAGAGCCAGACTCTCTCTTTGGCCATCTCTAGGCAACTAGATCAGATTCTTCACACCGATGATCTTGCTCAAAATGTCCAAGGCTCTCTTGAGAGTGCCGCCCAAGGAGTCGAATCTTCCCTTGGGGATCTGCTTAAAACTCAGCAAAATCTAGGTTCATTCGCCTCCAAGCTCCAAGGGGCGATTGATGAGATCGAGAAGACCGAAGCCAGGCAAGAGGGACTCTCAAGCAAGATGCAAACCCTCACTCTTCAAGCCAAAGAGACCAAAAATGTCCTGGGAATCATCTCCGAGATCGCCGATCAAACCAACCTTCTCGCGCTCAATGCTGCGATTGAAGCCGCAAGAGCTGGGGAACATGGACGAGGGTTTGCAGTGGTCGCCGAGGAGGTGAAAAAGCTCGCCGAGAAGACCCAAAAGAGCCTGCATGAAATTGATATTACGATTAACACTATTGCCCAATCCATTCAAGACAACAGCTCTGAGATGACACTTCTTACAGAGGAGTTGCGCGACATGACCAAAGAGACGGCTGAGCTTGTCAGCCTTAGCTCCCAAAATTACGAAGAGCTAAACGCCACGCTAGATCTCTCTCAAAAAGCGGTTCAGATTCAAAAGGAAGCCAAGAAGATGATGGAGGTTTTGATGGGCTCTCTTCATGCCATCTCTAACGTTGCCAAAGAGAATGATGAGAGTTCCAAAGAGATTCAAAAGGTCGCCGATTCGCTAGATAGCTCCTCCCATCGACTCAAAGAGGAGCTATCGCGATTCTCCCTTTAG
- the purN gene encoding phosphoribosylglycinamide formyltransferase: protein MSLTQKIVILFSGEGSNMEAIIRSLHKKEFEGFQVHVVATLTNNPNAKGIERSKELGIPCEVIDHRAFESREAFDAALAQAILAHRPNLTVLAGFMRILSPLFLRQIRAINIHPSLLPLFKGGNAMQESYLSPMKVAGVSVHYVSEELDSGDLIAQEAVGKIEGESFEEFKARLHSLEHRLYPEAILRVLKEKVTL from the coding sequence ATGTCTCTTACCCAAAAAATCGTTATTCTTTTTAGCGGAGAGGGGAGCAACATGGAGGCGATCATTCGTTCACTCCACAAGAAAGAGTTTGAAGGATTTCAAGTTCATGTCGTTGCCACCCTCACCAACAATCCAAACGCCAAAGGAATCGAGCGCTCCAAAGAGCTTGGCATCCCTTGCGAGGTGATCGATCATCGTGCCTTTGAGAGTCGAGAGGCTTTTGACGCGGCTCTAGCTCAGGCTATATTAGCTCATCGACCCAATTTAACGGTTTTGGCAGGTTTTATGAGGATTCTCTCTCCTCTTTTTCTTCGCCAAATACGAGCGATCAATATCCACCCCTCGCTCCTTCCTCTTTTTAAAGGAGGAAACGCCATGCAAGAGAGCTACCTCTCTCCCATGAAAGTAGCGGGAGTGAGCGTCCATTATGTGAGCGAGGAGCTCGATAGTGGTGATCTTATCGCCCAAGAGGCTGTGGGCAAAATCGAGGGCGAGAGCTTTGAGGAGTTCAAGGCGCGACTCCACTCGCTGGAGCATCGCCTCTATCCAGAGGCAATCCTTCGGGTCTTAAAAGAGAAGGTGACGCTCTAA
- a CDS encoding DHH family phosphoesterase, with translation MHVHHLSHIDLDGYGCQFVASHFFKKIDFYNANYGKEVGAKLEEIARRTKEARPKEILWLITDLNLTLTECAFLEERAAQLAQENKKVTILLLDHHISGSDCAQKYPWYYLDNERSATKITYETLLERFGLQAKKEAHTPWMREFVEVVNAIDLWKEESPCFELGKVLMRMVVETKELNRYMFDREHRDYKFGMIKAAKRYLFDSKGHIRLDNAMHAMKKRLLLGKVNEETLDNIASLRQVTLLGTKRESCMIEYRGHKGFLSYSMGSVSVLANAFLRAHPEFDFFMDVGPRGSVSLRANHRCDVSRLSAELFGGGGHKNAAGGRIEGFKESFLYDEVKKNIEQMIKEKTQ, from the coding sequence ATGCACGTTCATCATCTCTCACACATTGACCTAGATGGTTATGGATGCCAATTTGTTGCCTCGCATTTTTTTAAAAAGATCGACTTCTATAACGCTAACTATGGCAAGGAGGTGGGCGCAAAGCTTGAAGAGATCGCTAGGCGCACCAAAGAGGCTCGCCCCAAAGAGATTCTTTGGCTCATCACCGATCTCAATCTCACCCTCACTGAATGCGCCTTTTTGGAAGAGCGTGCTGCTCAATTAGCCCAAGAGAACAAAAAGGTCACGATTCTGCTTCTTGACCACCATATCAGCGGAAGCGATTGCGCCCAAAAATATCCATGGTATTATCTAGATAATGAGCGATCCGCCACCAAAATCACCTACGAAACCCTCCTTGAGCGCTTCGGCTTACAAGCCAAAAAAGAGGCTCATACTCCATGGATGAGAGAGTTTGTTGAAGTGGTTAACGCCATTGATCTTTGGAAAGAAGAATCGCCTTGTTTTGAGCTGGGTAAAGTGCTTATGCGTATGGTGGTGGAGACCAAAGAGCTCAATCGCTATATGTTTGACAGGGAGCATCGTGACTATAAATTTGGCATGATCAAAGCGGCCAAGCGTTATCTCTTTGATTCCAAGGGACATATTCGCTTAGACAATGCGATGCATGCGATGAAAAAACGCCTACTTTTAGGCAAGGTCAATGAAGAGACGCTCGATAATATCGCTTCGCTCCGCCAAGTCACCCTTCTTGGCACCAAAAGGGAATCTTGCATGATAGAATATCGAGGGCATAAAGGGTTTTTGAGCTACTCCATGGGGAGTGTCTCAGTGCTAGCCAATGCCTTTTTGCGCGCCCACCCTGAATTTGACTTCTTTATGGATGTAGGCCCTAGAGGCTCAGTGAGCCTCAGAGCTAACCACCGATGTGATGTGAGTCGCCTAAGCGCTGAGCTCTTTGGCGGAGGGGGGCATAAAAATGCCGCTGGCGGAAGAATCGAAGGTTTCAAAGAGAGCTTCCTCTATGATGAAGTGAAAAAAAATATAGAACAAATGATCAAGGAGAAAACCCAATGA
- the flhA gene encoding flagellar biosynthesis protein FlhA: protein MAKTKEKTLAQRALPFLKAISESKDLTVVVFIISILAIIIVPLPSALLDFFLTISIAVSVLIILISLYIAKPTDFTAFPTLLLIVTLFRLALNVSTTRMILSEGHNGPDAVSDIISSFGNFVVGGNYVIGIIVFLILVIINFMVVTNGSTRVAEVAARFTLDAMPGKQMAIDADMNAGLIDEKEAKKRREGLAQEADFYGSMDGASKFVKGDAVAGIIITLINIIGGFLIGVFQHDLTMANSATTFTILTIGDGLVSQLPALIISTATGIIVTRSSKNDEGGNFAEGIITQLMSESKILTIVGGILLMFALVPGLPTLSLGFVGLLFVGMAYLIKRQEEGGAFDLLERFINKKAGEPLAAPLPSKKPKTAKEGAAPGEAGEGQVPATPPKKSPEEIKKQEEEALSEILKVEILELDLGYQLIKLADSNQGGDLLERVRGMRRKMAADYGFLMPQVRIRDNLQLPPSHYEILLKGVAIGEGSVLPDRFLAMNSGLVTDEIEGTPTKEPAFGLDAIWIDPREKEEAIMRGYTVVDPATVISTHMSELVKKYAEELITRQEVHALMDKLAKDYPIIVEDARKSANTGLIQQVLKALLHERIPIKDMLTILETIADVAPQVGGNLDVIVEQVRARLSRVITTVFKNEDGILKLLTLSTQTEQHLLNKVKDQQGRRQFLLSVNETNALIEGVSGEVQRVLQRGVVPVVIIVDPLLRKFLADKMEQFGLDVVVLSHAEIDTSAKFEVLGTITIPF from the coding sequence GTGGCAAAAACCAAAGAAAAAACGCTCGCGCAGAGGGCTCTGCCTTTTTTAAAAGCGATTTCTGAATCCAAAGACCTCACGGTCGTTGTCTTTATCATCTCGATTCTTGCCATCATCATCGTTCCGCTTCCTAGCGCACTGCTAGATTTTTTCTTGACGATCTCCATTGCCGTTTCGGTGCTTATCATCCTAATCTCGCTCTATATTGCTAAACCCACCGACTTCACCGCTTTTCCCACCCTGCTTCTCATCGTCACCCTCTTCCGTCTAGCGCTCAATGTCTCGACCACGAGGATGATTCTAAGCGAAGGACACAACGGCCCTGATGCTGTGAGTGATATCATCAGCTCCTTTGGAAATTTCGTGGTGGGCGGAAACTACGTAATTGGAATCATCGTCTTCTTGATTCTCGTCATCATCAACTTCATGGTCGTCACCAACGGCTCCACGCGAGTGGCTGAAGTGGCGGCGCGATTCACCCTTGATGCGATGCCTGGAAAGCAGATGGCTATTGATGCGGATATGAATGCGGGGCTTATTGATGAAAAAGAGGCCAAAAAACGCCGCGAGGGGCTCGCTCAAGAGGCCGATTTCTACGGCTCCATGGATGGTGCAAGCAAGTTTGTCAAAGGGGATGCGGTTGCGGGCATCATCATCACGCTCATCAATATCATCGGCGGATTCTTGATTGGAGTATTCCAGCATGATCTCACCATGGCCAATAGCGCGACCACCTTCACTATCCTCACTATCGGCGATGGTCTAGTCTCCCAGCTCCCCGCACTCATCATCTCAACCGCCACAGGTATCATCGTCACTCGATCCAGCAAGAATGACGAGGGGGGTAACTTTGCCGAGGGAATTATCACCCAGCTCATGAGTGAGTCAAAGATTCTCACCATTGTGGGGGGAATCTTGCTGATGTTTGCTTTGGTTCCTGGCCTGCCCACACTCTCCCTTGGGTTTGTGGGGCTTCTTTTTGTGGGGATGGCCTACCTCATTAAGCGTCAAGAAGAGGGGGGAGCGTTTGACCTATTGGAGCGCTTCATCAATAAAAAAGCAGGCGAACCTCTCGCTGCACCTCTCCCCAGCAAAAAACCTAAAACCGCTAAAGAGGGGGCAGCCCCAGGTGAAGCGGGCGAAGGGCAAGTCCCTGCCACTCCGCCTAAAAAGAGTCCCGAAGAGATCAAGAAGCAAGAAGAGGAGGCGCTGAGCGAGATATTAAAGGTGGAGATTCTAGAGCTTGATCTAGGATACCAGCTCATCAAGCTAGCCGATAGCAATCAAGGGGGCGACCTCCTAGAGCGAGTGCGTGGAATGCGGCGCAAAATGGCGGCGGACTATGGCTTTTTGATGCCTCAGGTGAGGATTAGAGATAATCTTCAACTTCCCCCTAGCCACTACGAGATTCTTCTCAAAGGGGTCGCTATTGGCGAGGGAAGCGTTCTCCCTGATCGATTCTTGGCGATGAACAGTGGTCTTGTAACCGATGAGATCGAGGGCACCCCCACTAAAGAGCCTGCTTTTGGACTCGATGCGATCTGGATTGATCCAAGGGAAAAAGAAGAGGCAATTATGAGGGGTTATACGGTTGTCGATCCCGCCACCGTCATCTCCACGCACATGAGCGAGTTGGTCAAAAAGTATGCCGAGGAGCTCATCACACGCCAAGAGGTGCACGCGCTCATGGATAAGCTCGCCAAAGATTACCCCATCATCGTGGAAGATGCGAGAAAATCGGCCAACACAGGCCTCATCCAGCAAGTGCTTAAAGCGTTGCTACACGAGAGAATCCCCATCAAGGATATGCTCACCATCCTAGAGACTATCGCTGATGTCGCCCCCCAAGTGGGTGGAAATCTCGACGTGATCGTGGAGCAGGTGCGTGCCCGACTTTCGCGTGTCATCACCACCGTCTTTAAGAATGAAGATGGAATCCTAAAACTCCTCACCCTCTCCACTCAAACCGAACAGCACCTCCTTAACAAAGTTAAAGATCAGCAGGGGCGACGACAGTTCCTATTGAGTGTCAATGAAACCAATGCACTCATTGAAGGAGTGAGCGGCGAAGTTCAAAGGGTGCTTCAGCGAGGCGTGGTTCCCGTGGTCATCATTGTAGACCCTCTCTTAAGAAAATTTCTTGCCGACAAGATGGAGCAGTTTGGACTGGATGTGGTCGTCCTAAGCCATGCTGAGATCGATACCAGCGCTAAATTTGAGGTGCTTGGCACCATCACTATACCCTTCTAA
- the rpsO gene encoding 30S ribosomal protein S15, translating into MALDSAIKLEIISKFARGEKDTGSPEVQVALLSRRISDLTEHLKVNVKDHASRLGLLKLVAQRKHLLKYLKKTDYAKYSELISTLGIRDR; encoded by the coding sequence ATGGCTTTAGATTCGGCGATTAAACTAGAGATCATCTCAAAGTTTGCCCGAGGCGAAAAAGATACGGGTTCACCCGAAGTGCAAGTGGCGCTCCTTAGCCGCCGCATCTCTGATCTAACAGAGCATCTTAAAGTGAACGTGAAAGATCACGCTAGCCGACTTGGTTTGCTTAAGTTGGTCGCTCAAAGAAAACATCTTCTTAAATACCTCAAGAAAACCGATTACGCTAAATATAGCGAGCTTATCAGCACTCTAGGTATCCGAGACCGATAA
- a CDS encoding energy transducer TonB, whose protein sequence is MQRNFIALFISLLLHALLLWLLFYMPKPTPPKEPLKQGEQKEKKISLQNLKLTPPMPPAPAPAPQEPTPPSKEKEHQENPKPPMKEPAPKPMPTPKPLPKATQERPAPSSAKSEPHPAQESNQSQAPSKPSAPTAYDLSKKFKDSDIKELYGEEFFGLGEEEQEFLEDNLRTIGAITQRYLKYPSIAGQLGQEGINAVEFYLHPNGDISDLRLIRSVGYTLLDKNSLKTIEVAYKDYPRPKTKTKIRIKVYYKIYGR, encoded by the coding sequence ATGCAAAGAAACTTTATCGCCCTCTTCATCTCATTGTTGCTACACGCTCTACTCTTGTGGCTGCTCTTTTATATGCCCAAGCCCACTCCACCCAAAGAGCCCCTCAAGCAGGGTGAACAAAAAGAGAAAAAAATCTCTTTGCAAAATCTGAAGCTCACCCCCCCTATGCCTCCTGCGCCCGCGCCTGCTCCACAAGAACCAACCCCTCCTTCAAAGGAAAAGGAGCATCAAGAGAATCCTAAGCCACCCATGAAGGAGCCTGCACCCAAACCGATGCCCACCCCAAAGCCTCTTCCCAAAGCTACCCAAGAGAGGCCAGCTCCAAGCTCCGCCAAAAGCGAGCCTCATCCAGCCCAAGAGAGCAACCAAAGCCAAGCCCCTTCCAAACCCTCCGCCCCTACCGCCTATGATTTGAGCAAAAAATTCAAAGATAGCGACATCAAAGAGCTCTATGGAGAAGAGTTTTTTGGCTTGGGCGAAGAGGAGCAGGAGTTTCTGGAGGACAATCTGCGCACCATTGGCGCTATCACGCAGCGCTATCTCAAATATCCCTCTATCGCAGGACAATTGGGGCAAGAGGGAATCAATGCCGTGGAGTTCTATCTCCATCCCAATGGAGACATTAGCGATCTTAGGCTTATCCGCTCGGTGGGCTACACTTTGCTGGATAAAAACAGTCTCAAAACCATTGAGGTTGCCTACAAAGACTATCCTCGACCCAAAACAAAGACCAAGATTAGAATTAAAGTTTATTATAAGATTTACGGAAGATAG
- the fliN gene encoding flagellar motor switch protein FliN: MDNEFIFETPNLINPRQQELSNYLEEVIRNYSGLLDMEVIFTAELGATKITLAEILKFEKGSIIDLQKPAGESVETFVNGRIIGKGEVMVYEKNLAIRINEILDSNAIVYYLTREKA; this comes from the coding sequence GTGGATAACGAATTCATCTTTGAAACCCCCAACCTTATCAACCCCCGACAGCAAGAGCTCTCCAACTACCTTGAAGAGGTGATTAGAAACTACTCAGGCCTATTGGACATGGAAGTGATCTTCACCGCAGAGCTAGGAGCGACCAAGATCACCTTAGCGGAGATTTTAAAATTTGAAAAAGGCTCTATTATTGACTTGCAAAAGCCCGCAGGAGAGAGCGTGGAGACCTTTGTGAATGGAAGAATCATCGGCAAAGGCGAAGTGATGGTTTATGAGAAGAATCTCGCGATTCGTATCAATGAGATTCTTGATTCTAACGCTATTGTCTATTATTTGACGCGGGAGAAGGCGTGA
- a CDS encoding chemotaxis protein CheX — protein sequence MIEVLEKAFIKSIQEMLEETPKKAKRMMKNGFISSIEILSSGERIPVFLIIRPLLLQALANRLLGEKEPDEATLIDLANELSNLVVGVAKVIASDEGKDFTISTPQFLKIGKFEPKSEASLHFKTSYSFCSLYIGAVRG from the coding sequence ATGATCGAGGTTCTTGAAAAAGCATTCATCAAGTCGATCCAAGAGATGCTGGAGGAGACTCCCAAAAAAGCCAAGCGAATGATGAAAAATGGCTTTATCTCCTCTATTGAGATTCTATCTAGCGGAGAGCGAATTCCCGTTTTTCTCATCATCCGCCCTCTTCTTTTGCAAGCCCTCGCCAATCGCCTTTTGGGTGAAAAAGAGCCTGATGAAGCGACCCTTATTGATCTGGCCAATGAGCTCTCCAACTTGGTGGTGGGTGTGGCCAAGGTCATCGCCTCCGACGAGGGGAAAGATTTCACCATCTCTACGCCGCAATTCCTCAAAATAGGCAAATTTGAACCCAAGAGCGAGGCTTCGCTCCACTTCAAGACAAGCTACTCTTTTTGCAGTCTCTACATAGGAGCCGTGCGTGGATAA
- the nth gene encoding endonuclease III, translated as MAKRPSKEAIETIRHRFLGHYKEAKTELLYRNAYELLVSVMLSAQCTDKRVNLITPALFERFPTPESLALAEIDEVKKIIQSCSFFNNKAKNLILMAQKILQEHGGEIPLEQSLLMALPGVGQKTANVVLIEYLEKNLMAVDTHVFRVSHRLGLAKSKTPAQTEEELSKAFKKDLSTLHQAMVLFGRYLCKAQKPLCEECFLTEFCQTRQNFKPK; from the coding sequence ATGGCTAAGCGACCCTCCAAAGAGGCGATTGAGACTATCCGCCATCGTTTTCTTGGTCACTACAAAGAGGCCAAAACAGAGCTTCTCTATCGCAATGCTTATGAGCTCTTGGTCTCTGTCATGCTCTCCGCCCAATGCACCGACAAGCGAGTCAATCTCATCACCCCCGCACTCTTTGAGCGCTTCCCCACCCCCGAATCGCTCGCTCTAGCCGAGATTGATGAGGTGAAAAAAATCATCCAAAGCTGCTCTTTTTTCAACAACAAAGCCAAAAACCTAATCCTCATGGCTCAAAAGATTCTCCAAGAGCATGGAGGCGAGATTCCCCTAGAGCAGTCGCTTCTTATGGCGCTCCCTGGAGTGGGTCAAAAGACCGCCAATGTAGTGCTGATTGAGTATTTAGAGAAGAATCTTATGGCGGTGGACACCCATGTTTTTAGGGTTTCTCATCGTCTAGGGCTGGCCAAATCCAAAACCCCTGCCCAAACCGAAGAGGAGCTCTCTAAAGCTTTTAAAAAAGATCTCTCCACTCTTCATCAGGCGATGGTGCTTTTTGGTCGCTATCTCTGCAAAGCACAAAAACCGCTCTGCGAGGAGTGTTTCCTCACGGAGTTCTGCCAAACCCGACAAAATTTCAAACCCAAGTGA
- a CDS encoding NAD(P)/FAD-dependent oxidoreductase: MRERFDVAILGAGASGLFAARWLEGLSVCLIDSNLEAGKKLRVSGGGRCNFTNEYVGTEHFVGEERFIQEALDRFGPKELLAWLESEGLSYVKVKNHQYFCAKNSQELLAILLRSLQKQSFKKGERIQGITKLPENRFKIMLSKGSIEATLVLVATGGMSYPLLGASGIGYEIAQALGHEVNPLKPALVGLTLQSSESWMKELSGISLPATLKVENHTLQGDMLFAHRGISGPLILDASLFWKKGSIEISFLSDPLRYLKGSKGFISSSLPLPKRFTKALLDALGIMDGPFDSLQSPLQTTLLNALMAYTFAPAGNFGYSKAEVTLGGVSLGEIDPKTMESRLCSGVFWAGEVLDVTGRLGGYNLQWAFSSAYVAAQGIIQKLSSSSSKGIPHG; the protein is encoded by the coding sequence ATGAGAGAACGCTTTGATGTGGCTATTTTGGGCGCAGGGGCGAGCGGACTTTTTGCCGCTAGGTGGCTAGAGGGCTTGAGCGTCTGCTTGATTGATTCCAATCTAGAGGCAGGTAAAAAACTTCGAGTCAGTGGAGGAGGTAGGTGCAACTTTACTAACGAATATGTAGGCACCGAACATTTTGTGGGGGAGGAGCGATTCATTCAAGAGGCATTGGATCGCTTTGGTCCCAAAGAACTTCTAGCGTGGCTAGAGAGCGAGGGGCTCTCCTATGTCAAGGTCAAAAATCACCAATATTTTTGCGCCAAGAATAGCCAAGAGCTCTTGGCGATTCTTCTTCGCTCCCTCCAAAAACAGAGTTTCAAAAAAGGAGAGCGCATCCAAGGAATCACCAAGCTTCCCGAGAATCGCTTCAAGATCATGCTCTCCAAAGGCTCCATCGAGGCCACCTTGGTGCTGGTGGCCACAGGAGGGATGAGCTATCCCCTGCTTGGAGCAAGCGGGATTGGCTATGAGATCGCGCAAGCTTTGGGACACGAGGTGAATCCTCTCAAGCCTGCTCTAGTAGGACTCACACTCCAAAGCAGCGAATCGTGGATGAAAGAGCTAAGCGGAATCTCTCTTCCTGCCACCCTCAAAGTAGAGAATCACACACTTCAAGGGGATATGCTCTTTGCCCATCGAGGCATCAGCGGTCCCTTGATTCTTGATGCTTCGCTCTTTTGGAAAAAGGGGAGCATTGAGATCTCTTTCTTGTCTGATCCTTTGCGCTATCTTAAAGGCTCCAAGGGTTTCATCTCCTCTTCGCTTCCTTTGCCAAAACGCTTCACCAAGGCGCTTCTTGACGCTCTTGGAATCATGGATGGACCCTTTGATTCCCTCCAAAGCCCCCTCCAAACCACCCTGCTGAATGCCCTGATGGCCTACACTTTTGCCCCCGCAGGAAACTTTGGCTATAGCAAGGCCGAGGTGACCCTAGGAGGCGTCTCTCTTGGGGAAATCGACCCTAAGACCATGGAGAGTCGCCTTTGTTCGGGAGTTTTTTGGGCGGGCGAGGTGCTTGATGTCACGGGCAGATTAGGAGGTTACAATCTCCAATGGGCTTTTTCTTCGGCCTATGTAGCCGCACAGGGAATCATCCAAAAACTCTCCTCATCCTCCTCAAAAGGAATCCCTCATGGCTAA